A region of Triplophysa dalaica isolate WHDGS20190420 chromosome 18, ASM1584641v1, whole genome shotgun sequence DNA encodes the following proteins:
- the unm_hu7912 gene encoding apical junction component 1 homolog — translation MTRTDPPDILTSTLYQDIKLGPTSGLSQYSRSSKQCDSQMVGPLDQNFETINKRHCRSFDFIESLDDPKNFSSSMEYTYRSDQQTVNKDAVWNGTGQQGHLRFSSPDLFNSKLSQHQLGTDKSNEAARTGVHGKPRSKSAPRARATLTPVPITVSPPATMRRRSPVDPQRRPEVLPIRQDSHSTSRALVNEVHPIKLQPHTPLYVSDCFEDNRPDKQANTPHVRCRVDIKPDASVLQHTTRKMPNHRSNVPWQLPSAPGIRSHTSTSRTSTPSECYSMDYRQACPYQNSMSSMNINSGEIPLGRTSPRDPREYRTLSNPNIPTKFFYTDDPCRYPVQPSNRTYYQDDQYSINSSASQNPSLNSQYVLDPRTRWVHTLPVRSYFADREPMDAFYGRPYSVSEPGPYFISTPPTETYYQEDPRAYPYPSDASRMFYTRPYHYPSELHIPMRAYQTEGRRRPRLSQVFSDDWHRSSIATYSSQYASSQATPQRAPSISPWYPNDFTEPSRLGADVRNYSKSSDNILISHIEREQGISRGRSYENLLNHGRPGVAPNNNQQPVIVNLSSSPRRYAALSLSENCLEKCASERRNSSGRHWFVTPEITITDNDIRAANSSKRDGGLGSWKTQNVGQSPTTNTHNVQRPTNPPEPTERNNNNYSLQQSLEQLDELLADLVIDYKPQNSRRQSKDLIDQLKHLINDDETLEGKREIDQEDSGVLNTQTNSSKTSPDTFKDPDSGCEGFLRSVEDVSLNHNTDEDDTMVCSNRRCLRKDTTFNACLYFKSCHSCYTYYCSRNCRRGDWDTHKENCLYGRTSSVCRHILKHCRENSYVHKAFSRIARVGYLSRGRGVLFLGFPNPGSAENFLQVGLESLTISPTYLSLRELDSFKDNLGEYCKELQNEGKEYDPTECFLLNVSIAVGDLVPKLPSPKLQTQTVRKYAKVSLASSSPDKKIFKKECEMETLILTPPPGTSDIDKDGQEGRKAREICFINIQRELRTRGVFLRHEFPQIYNQLCEFVESNSRFTPTTIYPIDKRTGKQFMCMIMAASEPRTLDWVGAPHLLDDII, via the coding sequence ATGACACGTACGGATCCCCCTGATATATTAACATCTACCTTGTATCAAGACATAAAGCTTGGCCCTACCTCTGGGCTCTCACAGTATTCTAGATCTTCTAAACAATGTGATTCTCAAATGGTTGGCCCACTTGATCAAAACTTTGAAACCATAAACAAAAGACATTGCCGTAGCTTTGACTTCATTGAATCATTGGATGACCCAAAGAACTTTTCCTCATCCATGGAGTATACCTACAGGTCTGACCAGCAAACAGTGAATAAGGATGCAGTCTGGAATGGCACTGGACAGCAGGGACACTTGCGTTTCTCCTCTCCAGATTTGTTTAACTCAAAACTCTCCCAGCACCAACTCGGCACAGATAAGAGCAACGAAGCAGCAAGGACTGGGGTTCATGGTAAGCCTCGGTCAAAAAGTGCTCCACGGGCTCGAGCCACCCTGACCCCAGTACCCATTACAGTCTCCCCACCAGCAACCATGAGGCGTCGATCTCCGGTTGACCCCCAGAGGAGACCAGAAGTACTGCCAATTCGACAAGACTCCCATTCAACAAGCAGGGCTTTGGTTAACGAAGTCCATCCTATCAAGCTACAACCCCATACTCCCCTGTATGTTTCTGATTGTTTTGAGGACAACAGACCGGATAAACAAGCTAACACTCCCCACGTCAGGTGCCGTGTCGATATTAAGCCAGATGCCTCAGTTCTCCAGCACACAACACGGAAGATGCCTAACCACAGAAGTAATGTTCCATGGCAGCTTCCATCTGCTCCAGGGATCAGGAGTCATACATCCACTTCCAGAACATCTACTCCTAGTGAGTGTTACAGCATGGACTACAGGCAAGCATGTCCATATCAAAACAGCATGTCTAGTATGAACATTAATTCTGGAGAGATCCCTTTAGGAAGGACTTCTCCCAGAGACCCAAGGGAGTACAGAACCCTGTCAAATCCGAATATTCCAACCAAGTTCTTCTATACCGATGATCCCTGCAGGTATCCAGTTCAGCCATCCAATAGAACATATTATCAAGACGACCAATACAGTATTAACAGCAGTGCCAGTCAAAATCCCTCCCTCAACAGTCAGTACGTACTTGACCCAAGGACTCGCTGGGTTCACACTTTGCCTGTGCGTTCATACTTTGCAGATCGCGAACCCATGGATGCTTTCTACGGTAGACCTTATTCAGTGAGCGAGCCAGGTCCATACTTCATATCTACCCCTCCCACTGAAACATACTATCAAGAAGATCCAAGAGCTTATCCATATCCCTCAGACGCTTCAAGGATGTTCTACACCCGGCCTTATCATTACCCATCAGAGTTACACATTCCTATGAGAGCGTATCAAACAGAAGGTCGACGACGCCCACGCTTGTCCCAGGTCTTTTCAGATGACTGGCATCGGTCAAGCATAGCTACATATTCCAGTCAGTACGCATCCTCGCAGGCAACCCCTCAGCGGGCACCATCGATAAGTCCATGGTATCCTAATGACTTTACCGAACCAAGCCGTTTAGGAGCAGATGTCAGGAATTACTCGAAATCCTCGGACAACATTCTCATTTCACACATTGAAAGAGAACAAGGCATTTCACGAGGCAGGAGTTATGAGAACCTTCTCAATCACGGGAGGCCAGGAGTTGCTCCTAATAACAATCAACAACCAGTTATCGTGAACCTTTCTAGTTCGCCTCGACGATATGCCGCTTTGTCCCTCTCTGAAAACTGTCTAGAGAAGTGTGCCAGTGAGAGACGAAACAGTTCGGGACGGCACTGGTTTGTAACCCCAGAGATTACAATTACCGACAATGACATCCGTGCAGCGAACAGCAGCAAGAGAGATGGAGGCCTCGGCAGCTGGAAAACTCAAAACGTGGGGCAATCTCcgactacaaacacacacaacgtaCAGAGACCTACAAACCCACCAGAACCAACAGAGAGGAATAACAATAATTACTCCCTGCAGCAAAGCCTGGAACAGCTTGACGAGTTGCTGGCTGACTTGGTCATTGATTATAAACCTCAAAATAGCAGACGACAGAGCAAGGACTTGATAGACCAGCTCAAGCATTTGATCAACGACGATGAGACATTAGAAGGGAAAAGAGAAATAGATCAAGAGGATTCAGGGGttttgaacacacaaacaaattctTCAAAGACCAGCCCAGACACGTTTAAAGACCCAGACAGTGGTTGCGAGGGATTTCTGAGGAGCGTTGAGGATGTCTCTTTGAATCACAATACTGATGAGGATGACACAATGGTGTGCTCCAACAGGAGATGCTTGCGTAAAGACACAACTTTCAATGCTTGCTTGTATTTCAAGTCGTGCCACAGCTGTTATACATACTATTGCTCCAGGAACTGCAGGCGTGGGGACTGGGACACACATAAAGAAAATTGTCTTTATGGCCGCACCAGCAGTGTTTGTAGGCATATATTAAAGCACTGTCGAGAGAACTCTTATGTTCACAAAGCCTTTTCACGCATTGCTCGTGTAGGGTATCTATCCCGAGGGAGAGGGGTCCTGTTCTTGGGTTTTCCAAACCCAGGATCTGCAGAAAACTTTCTTCAGGTTGGTCTTGAGAGCCTTACCATCTCCCCAACATATCTGTCTCTTCGAGAATTGGACAGTTTCAAAGACAACCTCGGGGAATACTGCAAAGAGCTGCAGAACGAAGGCAAAGAGTATGACCCCACTGAATGTTTCCTCCTGAATGTATCCATAGCTGTTGGAGACCTAGTGCCTAAACTTCCTTCACCCAAATTACAAACGCAGACAGTTCGCAAATACGCCAAGGTCTCATTAGCATCCTCGAGCCCAGATAAGAAAATCTTTAAGAAAGAATGTGAAATGGAGACGCTCATTCTCACGCCACCTCCCGGAACTTCTGACATCGACAAGGATGGCCAAGAGGGACGAAAAGCAAGAGAGATCTGTTTCATTAACATTCAAAGGGAACTTCGTACCAGAGGCGTCTTTCTTCGCCACGAGTTCCCACAAATATACAACCAGCTTTGCGAGTTTGTTGAAAGCAATTCACGATTCACTCCCACCACCATCTACCCCATTGACAAGAGAACAGGGAAGCAGTTCATGTGTATGATCATGGCAGCATCTGAACCAAGAACGCTTGACTGGGTTGGTGCACCTCATCTTTTAGATGACATTATATAA